From Methanoculleus oceani, a single genomic window includes:
- a CDS encoding flavodoxin family protein: MTLDVLAFSTSPRRHGNSETLLDWVLAAMEEKGAAVEKIVVPEVDIRPCRGCNLCETLNRCVQRDYMDYVHDRIVAADCIILASPIYCMGLAAQAKALVDRAQVFRSRKYVLRLPVVPPERKGKRMGIFLATAGQNWDYVFDAAIPSVKCFFHVVEIGNRDLRYLMVNGVDEKGAIDRHPTARADAENLAKEVVARLQELRAA, encoded by the coding sequence ATGACCCTTGACGTCCTCGCGTTTTCGACCTCTCCCCGCCGCCACGGCAACTCCGAGACCCTCCTCGACTGGGTGCTCGCGGCGATGGAGGAGAAAGGGGCCGCGGTCGAGAAGATCGTCGTCCCCGAGGTGGATATCAGGCCCTGCCGCGGGTGCAACCTCTGTGAGACGCTCAACCGGTGCGTCCAGCGGGACTACATGGACTACGTCCACGACCGGATCGTCGCGGCCGACTGCATCATTCTCGCGTCTCCCATCTACTGCATGGGGCTCGCCGCGCAGGCGAAGGCGCTGGTCGACCGGGCCCAGGTCTTCCGCTCCCGGAAGTACGTCCTCCGCCTCCCGGTCGTCCCGCCCGAGCGGAAGGGAAAACGGATGGGCATCTTCCTCGCGACAGCCGGACAGAACTGGGATTACGTCTTCGACGCGGCAATCCCGTCGGTGAAGTGCTTCTTCCACGTCGTCGAGATCGGAAACAGAGATCTCAGGTACCTGATGGTGAACGGCGTCGACGAGAAAGGCGCGATCGACCGCCACCCCACCGCGAGAGCCGACGCAGAGAATCTGGCAAAAGAAGTCGTCGCACGACTGCAGGAGCTCCGGGCGGCATGA
- a CDS encoding flavodoxin family protein encodes MPKKVIALLGSPVLDGNTARLLDEAIRGAKEAGCEVEKLEVAHMDVLPCMEFFQCMGSETCLIQDEMEGIFRKFRELDGLIVATPVMTMGVPGRLKSFIDRFQVFYMAKYHRGRSLISPEHRKKRKMLFISIAGMNIPNVFDGIRMTMQAFGEIIDCPLWDEVLQNDMDTIRDIRTRPEMMEAAYRKGYELGKLLG; translated from the coding sequence ATGCCAAAGAAGGTTATCGCGCTGCTCGGGAGTCCTGTCCTCGACGGGAACACCGCCCGCCTCCTCGACGAGGCCATACGGGGCGCAAAGGAGGCCGGGTGCGAGGTCGAGAAACTTGAGGTCGCGCACATGGACGTTCTGCCCTGCATGGAGTTCTTTCAGTGCATGGGGAGCGAAACCTGCCTGATCCAGGATGAGATGGAGGGGATCTTTCGGAAGTTCCGGGAGCTGGACGGCCTGATCGTCGCGACCCCGGTGATGACGATGGGCGTCCCCGGGAGGCTCAAATCCTTCATCGACCGGTTCCAGGTCTTTTACATGGCAAAATACCACCGGGGCCGGTCGCTTATCTCTCCTGAACACCGGAAAAAACGCAAGATGCTCTTTATATCGATCGCGGGGATGAATATACCGAACGTCTTTGACGGGATCAGGATGACCATGCAGGCGTTCGGGGAGATTATCGACTGCCCCCTCTGGGACGAGGTGCTCCAGAACGACATGGACACAATCAGGGACATCCGGACGCGGCCGGAGATGATGGAGGCGGCATACCGGAAGGGCTACGAACTCGGAAAACTGTTAGGGTGA
- a CDS encoding flavodoxin family protein: MTEPVRVLGISGSPRRHGNTETLLDAVLEGAREAGADVEKVVLRPLDYASCRGCNACHKTGVCVIKDDLTEVFEKIAAADVLVVASPIYSMGITAEAKGLIDRAQYLWARKFIKKDLYYTTDHIRRHKGIFVSTAGLGWENVFDAAFPALTAFFNTTGFEYWDNVIANDMDRYGGIAGHPTALAEGREKGRNVVGLLRKTQT, encoded by the coding sequence ATGACCGAACCGGTAAGAGTCCTCGGCATCTCCGGCAGCCCCCGGCGGCACGGGAACACCGAGACCCTGCTCGACGCCGTGCTCGAGGGCGCCCGGGAGGCGGGGGCCGATGTGGAGAAAGTCGTCCTCCGGCCGCTCGATTACGCCTCGTGCCGGGGGTGCAACGCCTGCCACAAAACAGGGGTCTGCGTCATAAAAGACGATCTCACGGAGGTGTTTGAGAAGATCGCCGCCGCCGACGTCCTTGTTGTCGCGTCCCCGATCTACTCGATGGGAATCACGGCGGAGGCGAAAGGGCTGATCGACCGGGCGCAGTATCTCTGGGCGCGCAAGTTCATCAAAAAGGATCTCTATTACACGACCGATCATATCCGCCGCCATAAGGGTATCTTCGTCTCGACTGCGGGGCTCGGGTGGGAGAACGTCTTCGACGCGGCGTTTCCGGCGCTCACTGCCTTCTTCAACACCACCGGTTTTGAGTACTGGGACAACGTGATCGCAAACGACATGGACCGCTACGGCGGGATTGCGGGCCACCCCACCGCACTCGCTGAGGGGCGGGAGAAAGGGCGGAATGTGGTCGGCCTCCTCCGGAAAACGCAGACGTAA
- a CDS encoding cation diffusion facilitator family transporter yields MRSRVQRIFIFVLALNLSVALAKAVFGLLAGSVSMVADAFHSGFDSFSNVVGIVALYFAGRPPDPEHPYGHGKIETLGTLVIGAMLLLTAAGILYEGYRRLVEPVVPDITAVTVGVMVGTLVVNLAVSTYERRKGEEYRSQILVADSQHTRSDVFVSLAVLGGFLAVRLGYPEADPIIAFAIGLLIARMGIRVLYDAARVLTDTMNLPCDMELIRAVVMDVPGVTGYHDFRCRGKPDEILADIHITVDPALPVSRAHEISDEVERRLKETVPGLAEVVVHIEPEESP; encoded by the coding sequence GTGCGAAGCCGGGTGCAGCGGATCTTCATCTTTGTCCTCGCCTTAAACCTCTCCGTCGCACTCGCAAAAGCGGTCTTCGGTCTCCTCGCCGGGTCGGTGAGCATGGTAGCGGACGCTTTCCACTCGGGGTTCGACTCCTTCTCGAACGTCGTCGGCATAGTCGCCCTCTACTTCGCCGGGAGACCCCCTGACCCGGAGCATCCCTACGGCCACGGCAAGATCGAGACGCTCGGCACCCTGGTCATCGGGGCGATGCTCCTCCTGACCGCCGCCGGGATCCTCTACGAAGGCTACCGGCGGCTCGTCGAACCCGTCGTCCCTGATATCACCGCGGTCACCGTCGGCGTCATGGTCGGGACGCTCGTCGTTAACCTCGCCGTCTCCACCTACGAGCGGAGGAAGGGCGAGGAGTACCGGAGCCAGATCCTGGTTGCCGATTCCCAGCACACCCGAAGCGACGTCTTCGTCTCGCTGGCCGTCCTCGGGGGGTTTCTCGCCGTCAGGCTCGGCTACCCCGAGGCCGACCCTATCATCGCGTTTGCCATCGGCCTCCTCATCGCGAGGATGGGGATCAGGGTTCTCTACGACGCCGCCCGGGTTCTCACCGACACAATGAACCTCCCCTGCGACATGGAACTCATCCGGGCAGTGGTGATGGACGTCCCGGGGGTGACCGGGTACCACGACTTCCGGTGCCGGGGAAAACCGGACGAGATCCTTGCCGACATCCACATCACCGTCGACCCTGCCCTCCCGGTCTCCCGGGCCCACGAGATCTCCGACGAGGTCGAGCGGCGACTCAAAGAGACGGTGCCGGGGCTCGCCGAGGTCGTCGTCCACATCGAGCCCGAAGAATCACCCTAA
- a CDS encoding zinc ribbon-containing protein, which translates to MAESEPKKTAKAGEKPGPGRFICIDCGREVRIDSTDADLVKCPTCACEMYNCFPMTHIRPDIKTPEDVLHPPERKKKPENH; encoded by the coding sequence ATGGCCGAATCAGAACCCAAAAAGACAGCGAAAGCCGGTGAGAAGCCGGGTCCCGGCCGGTTCATCTGCATCGACTGCGGCCGGGAAGTCCGGATCGACAGCACCGATGCGGACCTCGTCAAATGTCCGACCTGCGCCTGTGAGATGTACAACTGCTTCCCGATGACTCATATCAGACCCGATATCAAAACGCCGGAGGATGTCCTGCATCCTCCCGAGAGGAAGAAGAAACCGGAGAACCACTGA
- a CDS encoding PAS domain S-box protein gives MTSAEPPGHSYGAQPDYRILECLEDAVLVVDEGDGIIWANTACRRILGVPGSEPGQIVEALGAMSNLADGDRLPEFECRLPGPGGERRYRCSGRRTPSGKGWVLRLREAPDVGDYEAIVEYTGTATILIEGDGTISVANTEFERLSGCSRAEIVGKKRLIDFIADADDQRRLMGYHALRRRAPGAAPKNYSFTFIDCYGTLHTVEVTIGLIPGTARSVMSLVDVTEQRRAERALQESEERLNLALSATNEGLVDWDVRTGTIFYSQRTFTMLGYEPKAFVPTLPAILSLVHPEDRGRVEAVLTDMAAGKRDHCEMEFRMGSASGEWVYILDRLRVVRRDGDGKPLRIAGTHSDITERKQAEKELLIRGMAIESSFAAIAIADLDGYITYANRALLAMGGVTDSDRVLGRHLTEFWVDQGKVARVLAAFAERGRSTGELVGRRADGTEFIAHVTANIVTDESGNPVCILATAVDITEERRMAQALRESEERYRMLAELAPDVIFLINVEGDVLYVNSAGTRLLGTELKSLRGKNIGELFPPVVADRWLTMIRTAAESPGEILTEETLIPGDDGGIWLEARLIPMAESDGTVRRLLGISRDVTGRKRTEERLRFQARVLSQVEDAVIAADTERRITYMNRAAEKLYGVPSGEGLGRPEAELFTNQWIGPEEKREAQDALRASGFWRGVTVHRKRDGETMFVDMTVSTLNDEHGNVTGTLCSIRDITEQKRAELELRIKDMAIASAREGISLSDLDMKVIYVNRAFLAMHGWEQEEIVGHPISVLWADREEMNRVRKDFLRNGAWSGEVKARRKDGSTFPMQLALSIVTDEAGRRICTMGSGVDITERKQAEQELRIREMAIASSSSAFTIADLDGRLTYVNQAFLSMWGYGSPAEVIGRPVKELWEDEEDALNTFRKVVHTGRHTGERIGRRRNGTIFYTMFSGNLVRNSDGIPICIAASLTDITSQKQAEAEIQAHNRELSVLNRIIGASASATDIDEALERVLAVTLDLLDLSGGGIYLIEPGRQRARLVCTQGLPEGFPAQPCIPDITEQPYTGVLVAGETRFFDDYPDLRYPGESEGTPHPCASIPIMAHGRVIGALNVVSGSGSPFTDADRSLLTVIGREVGTSIERTMLIRKLGMAEQVANLYLDILSHDIRNAENVSGLYTDLLVDMLEGETKGYAQKLQASIRKSIEILRNVSTIRRIHQESAALVPVDLDRVIRDEIRTFSGSRIHYDDTDLAVTADALLPEVFTNLIGNAIKFGGPAVEVAIRVEAHGDEVLVSVEDTGPGVPDEKKEIVFMRFGQSIHHKSGQGLGLYITRMLVERYGGRVRVDDRVPGRPECGAAFRFTLKRA, from the coding sequence GTGACCTCCGCCGAGCCTCCAGGACACTCATACGGCGCGCAGCCGGACTACCGGATACTCGAGTGTTTGGAAGATGCGGTTCTCGTGGTCGACGAGGGCGACGGCATAATCTGGGCAAACACAGCCTGCCGCCGGATCCTCGGAGTGCCCGGGAGCGAACCCGGACAGATCGTCGAAGCGCTCGGGGCGATGAGCAATCTTGCGGACGGGGACAGGCTCCCGGAGTTCGAGTGCCGGCTCCCGGGACCGGGCGGAGAGCGGCGGTATCGCTGCTCGGGCAGGAGGACGCCGTCCGGAAAGGGGTGGGTGCTCCGGCTCCGGGAAGCCCCGGACGTCGGGGATTACGAGGCGATCGTCGAGTACACCGGGACGGCGACGATCCTCATCGAGGGCGACGGCACCATCTCAGTGGCGAACACGGAGTTCGAGCGGCTCTCCGGGTGCTCGCGCGCCGAGATCGTCGGCAAAAAGCGGCTGATTGATTTCATTGCCGATGCAGACGACCAGCGGCGGCTCATGGGGTACCACGCCCTCCGGCGGAGGGCTCCCGGGGCTGCGCCGAAGAACTACTCCTTCACGTTCATCGATTGTTACGGCACCCTTCACACCGTCGAGGTCACCATCGGCCTGATCCCGGGGACGGCCCGCTCGGTGATGTCGCTCGTCGACGTGACCGAGCAGAGGCGTGCGGAGCGGGCGCTGCAGGAGAGCGAAGAACGGTTGAACCTCGCACTCTCGGCGACAAACGAGGGGCTGGTCGACTGGGACGTCAGAACCGGCACGATCTTTTACAGTCAGCGGACCTTCACAATGCTCGGCTACGAGCCGAAAGCATTCGTGCCCACGCTTCCTGCGATCCTCTCACTCGTCCACCCGGAGGACCGCGGCCGCGTGGAGGCAGTTCTCACCGATATGGCCGCCGGAAAACGCGATCACTGTGAGATGGAGTTCCGGATGGGGTCGGCATCAGGGGAGTGGGTCTACATCCTCGACCGGCTCCGGGTGGTCCGCCGCGACGGCGACGGGAAACCGCTCAGGATCGCGGGGACACATTCCGATATTACGGAGCGTAAGCAGGCGGAGAAAGAACTCCTGATCCGGGGGATGGCAATCGAGTCGTCGTTTGCCGCTATCGCCATCGCCGACCTCGACGGGTACATCACGTACGCCAACCGGGCGCTGCTCGCGATGGGCGGGGTCACCGACTCCGACAGGGTCCTCGGGCGGCATCTCACGGAGTTCTGGGTAGACCAGGGGAAGGTCGCGAGAGTTCTTGCAGCGTTTGCGGAGCGGGGCAGGTCTACCGGAGAACTGGTCGGCCGCAGGGCCGATGGAACGGAGTTTATTGCCCACGTGACCGCGAACATCGTCACCGACGAATCCGGAAACCCGGTCTGCATCCTTGCTACCGCCGTCGATATCACCGAGGAGCGACGCATGGCGCAGGCGCTCCGGGAGAGCGAGGAGCGCTACCGGATGCTTGCGGAGCTGGCACCGGATGTCATCTTCCTCATCAACGTAGAAGGGGATGTCCTCTACGTGAACAGTGCCGGCACCCGCCTGCTCGGCACGGAACTGAAGAGTCTCCGGGGGAAGAACATCGGGGAACTGTTTCCGCCTGTCGTTGCGGATCGATGGCTCACGATGATCCGGACTGCAGCGGAGTCACCCGGGGAGATCCTCACCGAGGAGACCCTGATACCCGGGGACGATGGGGGCATCTGGCTTGAGGCGCGTCTCATCCCGATGGCGGAAAGCGACGGCACCGTCCGGCGCCTGCTCGGGATCAGCCGCGACGTCACCGGCCGGAAGCGGACGGAAGAGCGGCTCCGGTTTCAGGCCCGGGTGCTCTCGCAGGTGGAGGATGCCGTTATCGCGGCCGACACGGAGAGGCGGATCACCTACATGAACCGGGCCGCAGAAAAGCTCTACGGCGTTCCTTCAGGCGAGGGCCTCGGTCGGCCTGAGGCGGAACTCTTCACCAACCAGTGGATTGGCCCGGAAGAAAAACGGGAGGCACAGGATGCCCTCCGGGCGTCCGGGTTCTGGCGCGGCGTCACCGTCCACAGGAAGAGGGATGGAGAGACCATGTTCGTCGATATGACCGTCAGCACCCTGAATGACGAGCACGGGAACGTCACCGGGACACTCTGCTCCATCCGCGACATCACCGAGCAGAAACGTGCCGAGCTCGAACTCCGGATCAAGGATATGGCGATAGCCTCGGCACGCGAAGGCATCTCTCTCTCCGATCTCGACATGAAGGTCATCTACGTCAACCGCGCTTTCCTCGCCATGCACGGGTGGGAGCAGGAGGAGATCGTCGGGCACCCGATCTCGGTGCTCTGGGCCGACCGGGAGGAGATGAACCGGGTCAGAAAGGATTTCCTCCGGAACGGCGCCTGGTCCGGTGAGGTGAAAGCGCGGCGAAAAGACGGATCGACCTTCCCCATGCAGCTTGCCCTCTCCATCGTCACCGACGAAGCGGGCAGGCGGATCTGCACGATGGGATCGGGGGTCGACATCACCGAACGGAAGCAGGCCGAGCAGGAGCTCCGGATCCGGGAGATGGCGATAGCATCGTCATCAAGCGCGTTCACCATCGCCGATCTCGACGGCCGCCTGACCTACGTCAACCAGGCATTCCTCTCCATGTGGGGCTACGGCTCCCCCGCCGAGGTGATCGGGAGGCCGGTCAAAGAACTCTGGGAGGACGAGGAGGACGCCCTGAATACGTTCCGGAAAGTCGTCCACACCGGCAGGCACACCGGCGAGCGGATCGGCAGGAGGCGGAATGGAACGATATTCTATACCATGTTCTCCGGAAACCTGGTCAGGAACAGCGACGGAATTCCCATCTGCATCGCGGCCTCGCTCACCGACATCACCAGCCAGAAACAGGCCGAGGCAGAGATCCAGGCCCATAACCGCGAGCTCTCGGTCTTGAACCGGATCATCGGCGCATCGGCGTCCGCGACGGACATCGATGAAGCCCTGGAGAGGGTGCTCGCGGTAACCCTCGACCTTCTCGATCTCTCGGGCGGCGGCATCTACCTGATCGAGCCGGGAAGGCAGAGAGCACGGCTCGTCTGCACGCAGGGCCTCCCGGAGGGCTTTCCTGCGCAGCCATGCATCCCGGACATCACCGAGCAGCCCTACACGGGGGTGCTGGTGGCAGGGGAGACCCGCTTCTTCGACGACTACCCCGATCTCCGCTACCCGGGGGAGAGCGAAGGAACACCGCACCCGTGCGCCAGCATTCCGATTATGGCGCACGGGAGGGTCATCGGGGCCCTGAACGTGGTGTCCGGGAGCGGCAGCCCGTTCACCGACGCCGACCGCTCCCTCCTTACGGTCATCGGGAGGGAGGTCGGCACCTCCATCGAGCGCACCATGCTGATCCGGAAGCTCGGGATGGCCGAGCAGGTGGCAAACCTCTACCTCGATATCCTCAGCCACGATATCAGGAACGCCGAGAACGTCTCGGGCCTCTACACCGACCTCCTCGTCGATATGCTCGAGGGGGAGACGAAGGGCTACGCACAGAAACTCCAGGCCAGCATCCGAAAGAGCATCGAGATTTTAAGGAACGTCTCGACGATCCGCCGGATTCACCAGGAGTCGGCAGCGCTCGTGCCGGTCGACCTTGATAGGGTGATCCGGGACGAGATCAGGACCTTCTCCGGGAGTCGGATCCACTACGACGATACGGATCTTGCGGTCACGGCCGACGCGCTCCTCCCCGAGGTCTTCACGAACCTGATCGGGAACGCCATCAAGTTTGGGGGGCCGGCGGTCGAGGTGGCCATCCGGGTCGAGGCGCACGGCGATGAAGTCCTGGTCTCGGTCGAGGATACCGGGCCGGGGGTTCCCGACGAAAAGAAGGAGATCGTGTTCATGCGGTTCGGGCAGAGCATACACCACAAGAGCGGCCAGGGCCTCGGCCTCTACATCACCCGTATGCTCGTCGAACGTTACGGCGGCAGGGTCCGGGTCGACGATCGGGTGCCGGGCCGGCCGGAATGCGGCGCCGCGTTCCGATTCACCCTGAAACGGGCCTGA
- a CDS encoding carboxymuconolactone decarboxylase family protein, with the protein MEEKHLEEKIGKVPVIFKELKETDPDLYASVMGLDQMIWADGALSKQTKKIIAIAIAAALRDGHAVRAQMAGAGNLGVSKEEIEEGLRVAFLLAGMPAYVHGKTALEEYLGNRPRK; encoded by the coding sequence ATGGAAGAGAAGCACCTGGAAGAGAAGATAGGGAAGGTTCCCGTGATCTTCAAGGAACTCAAGGAGACGGACCCCGACCTCTACGCCAGCGTCATGGGGCTTGACCAGATGATCTGGGCCGACGGCGCCCTCTCGAAGCAGACGAAGAAGATCATCGCGATCGCGATTGCCGCCGCCCTCCGGGACGGACACGCTGTCCGGGCGCAGATGGCCGGTGCCGGGAACCTCGGCGTATCGAAGGAGGAGATTGAGGAGGGGCTCCGGGTCGCGTTCCTGCTCGCGGGGATGCCGGCCTACGTCCACGGCAAGACCGCCCTCGAGGAGTACCTGGGCAACCGCCCGCGGAAGTGA
- a CDS encoding desulfoferrodoxin FeS4 iron-binding domain-containing protein, which translates to MVNVSAKGQVYHCEICGNVVQVLEAGGGELVCCGEPMVLEE; encoded by the coding sequence ATGGTGAATGTATCGGCAAAAGGGCAGGTCTACCACTGCGAGATCTGCGGAAACGTGGTCCAGGTGCTGGAAGCCGGCGGCGGCGAACTGGTCTGCTGCGGCGAACCGATGGTGCTCGAGGAGTGA